Proteins found in one Rhodovulum sp. MB263 genomic segment:
- a CDS encoding delta-class carbonic anhydrase, whose product MPRRLTAFLALTALAFIGGLLATPAPADSSRPGRGHGSQMAAADPAAHGTVAYGAGPATPAAALAGGICRGFGPQAPRDISAPAGRNARLFTLAPPASQMNLCNIHTHTNAEHAGPGFALSAGGGEHGGYKCNETAQLTEKELKDPAAGLGAFHGAKPGDSIEVHWVFSSCDVAPGKGLGACMSDSCQNPQLRVESQVFLLVNDHTALDFKDYIYRGHQVQGLHQPRALPGDTGTPVTYGGSTTGPRYSQTICSPLQVTWSVRPDCARLDINSLYEWAALGNVFEEDHSHGVRPLVTAVELLSQIR is encoded by the coding sequence ATGCCGCGTCGCCTGACCGCCTTCCTGGCCCTGACCGCCCTCGCCTTCATCGGAGGCCTGCTGGCCACCCCCGCCCCGGCCGACAGTTCGAGGCCGGGGCGGGGTCACGGCAGCCAGATGGCCGCCGCAGATCCCGCCGCGCACGGTACCGTGGCGTATGGAGCCGGTCCCGCCACCCCGGCCGCCGCTCTGGCTGGCGGCATCTGCCGCGGCTTCGGTCCCCAGGCCCCGCGCGACATCTCGGCGCCCGCCGGCCGCAATGCGCGCCTCTTCACCCTGGCGCCGCCGGCCTCCCAGATGAATCTCTGCAACATCCACACCCATACCAATGCCGAACATGCCGGTCCGGGTTTCGCGCTCAGCGCGGGCGGCGGCGAGCATGGCGGCTACAAATGCAACGAGACCGCGCAGCTGACGGAGAAGGAGCTGAAAGACCCCGCCGCCGGGCTCGGCGCCTTTCACGGCGCGAAACCCGGCGATAGCATCGAGGTGCATTGGGTGTTCAGCTCCTGCGACGTGGCCCCGGGCAAGGGGCTTGGGGCCTGCATGTCGGACAGCTGCCAGAACCCGCAACTGCGCGTCGAATCCCAGGTCTTCCTTCTGGTCAACGACCACACCGCGCTGGATTTCAAGGACTATATCTACCGCGGCCATCAGGTGCAGGGTCTGCACCAGCCGCGCGCCCTGCCCGGCGATACCGGCACGCCCGTCACCTATGGCGGCTCGACCACCGGACCGCGCTACAGCCAGACCATCTGTTCGCCGCTGCAGGTGACCTGGTCGGTCCGCCCCGACTGCGCCCGGCTCGACATCAACTCGCTTTACGAATGGGCCGCTCTCGGCAACGTCTTCGAGGAAGATCACAGCCATGGCGTGCGTCCCCTCGTGACCGCCGTGGAGCTGCTTTCGCAAATCCGCTGA
- a CDS encoding trimethylamine methyltransferase family protein, which translates to MSEAEATGARRGRGGGGAARRAARSNPGIETARFITRNIPDFEILTPEALELIEANAETVLAEIGVNFVDNPAALARWREAGAELEGERVRIPRGLARRLCATAPARFTQHARNPARNVEIGGRNLVLAPVYGPPFVRDIEGGRRYATMEDFRRFVQLGQMSKWLHHSGGTVCEPTDVPVNKRHLDMLHAHMTLSDKPFMGSVTDPSRARDSVAMCEQLFGADFVAENTVMTSLININSPLTFDATMMGALEVYAAANQACIVSPFIVGGAMAPVTVAGTLTQVLAEVMAGVAYSQMVRPGAPVVFGAFVTSIDMNSGAPTFGTPEASQILYGAGQLARRLGLPFRSGGALCGSKLPDAQAAYETAHTLNAALLGGVNFMLHAAGWLEGGLVASYEKFVMDADQLGALHRMAAGIETDGAAQAMDALREVGPGGHFLGCAHTQAHFREAFWRTDLLDYKPFETWDEEGARDTATLAAERVRTLLSRFEAPPLDPARREAVEDYMARRKAEMPDAFV; encoded by the coding sequence ATGAGCGAGGCAGAGGCGACGGGCGCGCGCCGGGGCCGCGGCGGTGGCGGTGCCGCGCGGCGTGCGGCGCGCAGCAATCCGGGCATCGAGACGGCGCGGTTCATCACCCGCAACATCCCCGATTTCGAGATCCTGACCCCCGAGGCGCTGGAACTCATCGAGGCCAATGCCGAGACGGTTCTGGCCGAGATCGGCGTCAATTTCGTCGACAATCCGGCCGCCCTTGCGCGCTGGCGCGAGGCCGGGGCCGAGCTTGAGGGCGAACGCGTGCGCATCCCGCGCGGTCTTGCGCGCAGGCTTTGCGCCACCGCGCCCGCGCGCTTCACCCAGCATGCCCGAAACCCCGCGCGCAATGTCGAGATCGGCGGCCGCAATCTGGTTCTGGCGCCGGTCTATGGTCCGCCCTTCGTGCGCGACATCGAGGGCGGGCGGCGCTATGCGACGATGGAGGATTTCCGCCGCTTCGTGCAGCTGGGGCAGATGTCGAAATGGCTGCACCATTCCGGCGGCACCGTCTGCGAACCCACCGACGTGCCCGTCAACAAGCGCCATCTGGACATGCTGCATGCCCATATGACGCTGTCGGACAAGCCGTTCATGGGCTCGGTCACCGATCCGTCGCGGGCCCGGGATTCGGTGGCTATGTGCGAGCAGCTCTTCGGCGCCGACTTCGTCGCCGAGAACACGGTGATGACCTCGCTCATCAACATCAACTCGCCGCTGACCTTCGATGCGACGATGATGGGCGCGCTCGAGGTCTATGCCGCGGCCAATCAGGCCTGCATCGTCTCGCCCTTCATCGTGGGCGGCGCGATGGCGCCGGTGACGGTGGCAGGCACGCTGACCCAGGTGCTGGCCGAAGTCATGGCGGGCGTGGCCTATTCGCAGATGGTGCGGCCCGGCGCGCCGGTGGTCTTCGGCGCCTTCGTGACCTCGATCGACATGAATTCCGGTGCGCCGACCTTCGGCACGCCCGAGGCGAGCCAGATCCTTTATGGCGCAGGCCAGCTGGCGCGGCGCCTGGGGCTGCCGTTCCGCTCGGGCGGGGCACTTTGCGGCTCGAAGCTGCCCGATGCGCAGGCCGCCTACGAGACCGCGCATACGCTGAACGCGGCGCTTTTGGGAGGCGTCAACTTCATGCTGCACGCGGCGGGCTGGCTGGAAGGCGGGCTGGTCGCAAGCTACGAGAAATTCGTGATGGATGCCGATCAGCTTGGCGCGCTGCACCGGATGGCGGCGGGGATCGAGACCGATGGCGCGGCGCAGGCGATGGACGCACTGCGCGAGGTGGGCCCGGGCGGGCATTTCCTTGGCTGCGCCCATACCCAGGCGCATTTCCGCGAGGCGTTCTGGCGCACGGATCTGCTCGATTACAAGCCGTTCGAGACCTGGGACGAGGAAGGCGCGCGCGACACCGCCACGCTTGCCGCGGAGCGGGTCCGTACGCTGCTGAGCCGCTTCGAGGCGCCACCGCTCGATCCGGCGCGGCGTGAGGCGGTCGAGGATTACATGGCCCGGCGCAAGGCGGAAATGCCTGACGCCTTCGTCTGA
- the guaA gene encoding glutamine-hydrolyzing GMP synthase, giving the protein MSTHDRLLIIDFGSQVTQLIARRLRELNVYCEIHPYQNVTDAFLRDFAPRAVIFSGGPASVLNEGSPRPPESVFTLGVPILGICYGQQVMMQMLGGRVERGDGTAEFGRAYVTPSDDRIDLLNGWFTTNREQVWMSHGDHVAEIAPGFEVYGTSPNAPFAITADLSRNFFAVQFHPEVHHTPNGKTLYENFVRLAGFTGDWTMGAYREEAIRKIREQVGDARVICALSGGVDSSVAAALLHEAVGDQLTCVFVDHGLLRLNEADEVVAMFRDHMNLHVIHAQEQDLFLGELEGVSDPETKRKTIGRLFIDVFQKYADQIEGARFLAQGTLYPDVIESVSFSGGPSVTIKSHHNVGGLPEKMGLELVEPLRELFKDEVRALGHELGLPASFIGRHPFPGPGLAIRCPGEITREKLEILRKADAVYIDQIRKHGLYDEIWQAFVAILPVRTVGVMGDGRTYDYACALRAVTSVDGMTADYYPFTHDFLGETATRIINEVKGINRVTYDITSKPPGTIEWE; this is encoded by the coding sequence ATGAGCACGCATGACCGCCTTCTTATCATCGACTTCGGCTCCCAGGTGACGCAGCTGATCGCGCGCCGCCTGCGTGAGCTGAACGTCTATTGTGAAATCCATCCCTACCAGAACGTCACCGACGCCTTCCTGCGCGACTTCGCGCCCAGGGCGGTGATCTTCTCGGGCGGGCCCGCCTCGGTGCTGAACGAGGGATCGCCCCGTCCGCCGGAAAGCGTCTTCACGCTGGGCGTCCCGATCCTCGGGATCTGCTATGGCCAGCAGGTGATGATGCAGATGCTGGGCGGCCGGGTCGAGCGCGGCGATGGCACCGCCGAATTCGGCCGCGCCTATGTTACGCCCTCGGACGACCGGATCGACCTGCTGAACGGCTGGTTCACGACCAACCGCGAACAGGTTTGGATGAGCCATGGCGACCATGTGGCTGAAATCGCGCCGGGTTTCGAGGTGTACGGGACATCGCCCAACGCGCCCTTCGCGATCACCGCGGACCTGTCGCGCAACTTCTTCGCCGTGCAGTTCCATCCCGAGGTGCATCACACCCCGAACGGCAAGACGCTTTACGAGAATTTCGTGCGGCTTGCGGGCTTCACCGGCGACTGGACCATGGGCGCCTATCGCGAGGAAGCGATCCGCAAGATCCGCGAGCAGGTCGGCGATGCCAGGGTGATCTGCGCGCTGTCGGGCGGGGTCGACAGCTCGGTCGCGGCCGCGCTCCTGCACGAGGCGGTGGGCGATCAGCTGACCTGCGTCTTCGTCGATCACGGGCTCTTGCGGCTGAACGAGGCCGACGAGGTGGTGGCGATGTTCCGCGACCACATGAACCTGCATGTGATCCATGCCCAGGAACAGGACCTCTTCCTTGGCGAACTCGAGGGCGTCTCCGACCCCGAGACCAAGCGCAAGACCATCGGCCGGCTCTTCATCGACGTGTTCCAGAAATATGCCGACCAGATCGAGGGTGCCCGCTTCCTGGCCCAGGGCACGCTTTATCCCGACGTGATCGAATCCGTCAGCTTCTCGGGCGGGCCCTCGGTCACCATCAAGTCGCACCACAATGTGGGCGGGCTGCCCGAGAAGATGGGCCTCGAGCTGGTCGAGCCGCTGCGCGAGCTCTTCAAGGACGAGGTCCGGGCGCTGGGCCACGAACTTGGCCTGCCCGCCAGCTTCATCGGCCGCCATCCCTTCCCCGGCCCGGGGCTCGCGATCCGCTGCCCCGGCGAGATCACCCGCGAAAAGCTCGAGATCCTGCGCAAGGCCGATGCCGTCTATATCGACCAGATCCGCAAGCACGGGCTTTACGACGAGATCTGGCAGGCCTTCGTCGCCATCCTGCCCGTCCGCACCGTGGGCGTCATGGGCGACGGGCGCACCTATGACTATGCCTGCGCGCTGCGCGCCGTGACCTCGGTCGACGGCATGACGGCGGATTATTACCCCTTCACCCATGACTTCCTGGGCGAGACCGCGACGCGGATCATCAACGAGGTCAAGGGGATCAACCGGGTGACCTACGACATCACCTCGAAACCCCCGGGGACGATCGAATGGGAGTGA
- a CDS encoding DUF6477 family protein has product MNMLPATLATLRRPRLLVRAARFGLADYRRDRDLVRLTQGHMPGNARTVLSWLIEQEERMEETRKSGDAGYSIARHVELLIALIAEARLICEIDSQRSAG; this is encoded by the coding sequence ATGAACATGCTGCCCGCCACGCTTGCCACGCTGCGTCGCCCCCGCCTGCTGGTGCGGGCGGCGCGGTTCGGTCTGGCCGATTACCGCCGCGACCGCGATCTGGTGCGGCTGACGCAGGGACATATGCCGGGCAACGCCCGCACCGTGCTGAGCTGGCTGATCGAACAGGAAGAGCGCATGGAGGAAACCCGGAAGTCTGGCGACGCCGGATATTCGATCGCGCGGCATGTCGAGTTGCTCATCGCGCTGATAGCCGAGGCCCGGCTGATCTGCGAGATCGACAGCCAGCGTTCGGCCGGCTGA
- a CDS encoding putative quinol monooxygenase, producing MGVTVTGWIEATPERLAALRAAAPEHVRLTRAEPGCLRFEMREDPDRPGRFLLDEEFTDAAAFAAHRARKEGTAWELAAAGLPREIEIAGLPA from the coding sequence ATGGGAGTGACCGTCACCGGCTGGATCGAGGCCACGCCCGAGCGTCTTGCGGCGCTTCGGGCGGCGGCGCCCGAGCATGTGCGCCTGACCCGGGCCGAGCCGGGCTGTCTGCGCTTCGAGATGCGCGAAGACCCCGACCGGCCCGGCCGCTTCCTGCTGGACGAGGAATTCACCGACGCCGCCGCCTTCGCCGCCCATCGTGCCCGCAAGGAGGGCACGGCCTGGGAACTGGCGGCCGCCGGCCTGCCGCGCGAGATCGAGATCGCGGGCCTGCCCGCATGA
- a CDS encoding DMT family transporter produces the protein MTPVLRAALWMTGAIAAFSSMAVAGRMVSVELDTFELMLYRSLIGLALVLTVGGAFGRLDEISHRQLGLHFIRNLCHFTGQNLWFLALGLIPMAQVFALEFTSPIWVAVLAPMILGERLTRMRALAAFVGFLGILIVARPDPAALEPGAIAAAGAAIGFAGSALFTRRLTRSQSIVSILFWLTAMQAAMGLICAGIDGQIAWPSPAAWMPLTVIGLAGLTAHFCLTSALSVAPASIVMPLDFLRLPVIAVVGMLLYDEPLDAYVLIGAAIILVANFLNLRGETRHSRHASRKTGAASPARRGND, from the coding sequence ATGACCCCTGTGCTCCGGGCCGCCCTGTGGATGACCGGAGCCATCGCCGCCTTTTCCTCGATGGCGGTGGCGGGCCGCATGGTATCGGTCGAGCTCGACACCTTCGAGTTGATGCTCTACCGCTCGCTGATCGGCCTGGCACTGGTGCTGACCGTCGGCGGCGCCTTCGGGCGACTGGACGAGATCTCGCACCGCCAGCTCGGGCTTCATTTCATCCGTAACCTCTGCCATTTCACCGGCCAGAACCTCTGGTTCCTGGCGTTGGGCCTGATCCCGATGGCGCAGGTCTTCGCGCTGGAATTCACCTCGCCGATCTGGGTCGCGGTGCTGGCGCCGATGATCCTGGGCGAGCGGCTGACCCGGATGCGCGCACTCGCGGCCTTCGTGGGCTTTCTGGGCATCCTGATCGTGGCCCGTCCCGATCCGGCCGCGCTTGAGCCCGGCGCCATCGCCGCGGCCGGTGCCGCCATCGGCTTTGCCGGATCGGCGCTGTTCACCCGGCGGCTGACGCGCAGCCAGTCGATCGTCTCGATCCTGTTCTGGCTGACGGCAATGCAGGCCGCGATGGGGCTCATCTGCGCCGGGATCGACGGCCAGATCGCCTGGCCCTCTCCCGCCGCCTGGATGCCCCTGACGGTGATCGGCCTGGCCGGGCTGACCGCGCATTTCTGCCTGACCAGCGCGCTCTCGGTGGCGCCTGCCAGCATCGTCATGCCACTCGACTTCCTGCGCCTGCCGGTCATCGCCGTGGTCGGGATGCTGCTTTATGACGAGCCGCTCGACGCCTACGTCCTGATCGGCGCCGCGATCATCCTGGTGGCGAACTTCCTCAACCTGCGCGGGGAAACGCGGCACTCAAGACACGCCAGCCGGAAAACAGGGGCCGCATCCCCTGCACGTCGCGGAAACGATTGA
- a CDS encoding ATPase — MIYDTAKAWRQADRRHVLLFGMSGLGKTHVSNMLRAAGGWFHYSVDYRIGTRYMGEFIADNFKREAMKVPLLRELLRTDSVFIASNITFDNLAPLSTYLGKPGARDKGGLPFDEYMRRQEQHREAEISALLDTPRFIDRAAELYGYGDFVCDSGGSICEVVDPEDPADPVLSALAARLLLVWIEGSEAHTAELVRRFDRAPKPMYYQPAFLHEAWADYLSRTGLSDAAVDPDAFVRWTYARALAHRQPRYEAMARNWGVRVRAEDVAALRSPEDFTDLIAQAIDRAPARP; from the coding sequence ATGATCTATGACACGGCAAAGGCCTGGCGGCAGGCAGACAGGCGGCATGTGCTGCTGTTCGGCATGTCGGGCCTGGGCAAGACCCATGTCTCGAACATGCTGCGCGCTGCGGGCGGCTGGTTCCACTACTCGGTCGATTACCGCATCGGCACCCGCTACATGGGCGAATTCATCGCCGATAATTTCAAGCGCGAGGCGATGAAGGTGCCGCTGCTGCGCGAGCTCCTGCGCACCGACAGCGTGTTCATCGCCTCGAACATCACCTTCGACAATCTCGCGCCGCTCTCGACCTATCTCGGCAAGCCTGGCGCACGGGACAAGGGCGGCCTGCCCTTCGACGAATACATGCGCCGCCAGGAACAGCATCGCGAGGCCGAGATATCGGCCCTGCTGGATACGCCGCGCTTCATCGACCGCGCGGCCGAGCTGTACGGCTATGGCGATTTCGTCTGCGATTCCGGCGGCTCGATCTGCGAGGTGGTCGACCCTGAGGATCCGGCCGATCCGGTGCTCTCGGCGCTGGCCGCGCGGCTGCTGCTGGTCTGGATCGAGGGCAGCGAGGCCCATACCGCCGAGTTGGTGCGCCGCTTCGACCGGGCACCGAAGCCGATGTATTACCAACCCGCCTTCCTGCATGAGGCCTGGGCCGACTACCTGTCCCGGACCGGGCTTTCCGATGCGGCGGTCGATCCCGACGCCTTCGTGCGCTGGACCTATGCCCGCGCGCTGGCCCACCGCCAGCCGCGTTACGAGGCGATGGCGCGGAACTGGGGGGTGAGGGTCAGGGCCGAAGACGTGGCAGCCCTGCGCAGCCCCGAGGATTTCACCGACCTGATCGCTCAGGCTATCGACAGAGCGCCAGCGCGGCCCTGA